In Mycolicibacterium phocaicum, one DNA window encodes the following:
- a CDS encoding helix-turn-helix transcriptional regulator: protein MVTVEDFSRVVSSIYDSAVQPEHWTATMAALHTMFEATGGAALVLADGVSRAPQSVTIPTDALAEYAEYYRHIDYLLEAVENGPVGYVHSCQGLAELQPKAEFRMDWMRPHRLDDGLFVRLTDGPEPATWLVATEKRSDPFDTAERVQLATALVPHFQRALRIQHDLSAASHQIRNISSAMDNVTRIGMAVVDCALSVRYLNTAAENIVRRHDGLTIHEGSFEFAHPPADATLRHGINAALGQTGSVRGGTSLLCPRPSGLRPYVIHVLPFQHVTAPLAESRALVLILDPEQHPQPDTEMLRRLYGLTTAEAAVAIRLIQGDGIKPIAESMCLSAGTVRTHVQHIFDKTGTHRQAELVRTLLAISL from the coding sequence GACCGCGACCATGGCTGCACTCCACACCATGTTCGAGGCGACCGGCGGAGCGGCACTGGTGCTGGCCGATGGCGTGAGCCGAGCACCCCAGAGCGTCACCATCCCGACCGACGCTCTGGCCGAGTACGCGGAGTACTACCGCCACATCGACTACCTCCTCGAGGCGGTCGAGAACGGGCCCGTCGGGTATGTGCACAGCTGTCAGGGACTCGCCGAGCTGCAGCCGAAGGCAGAGTTCCGCATGGACTGGATGCGGCCGCACCGACTCGACGACGGCCTGTTCGTCCGGCTGACGGACGGACCTGAGCCCGCCACCTGGCTGGTGGCCACCGAGAAACGTTCCGACCCGTTCGACACCGCCGAACGGGTGCAGCTGGCCACGGCGCTGGTCCCGCACTTCCAGCGCGCACTGCGCATCCAGCACGACCTCAGCGCGGCCAGCCACCAGATCCGCAACATCTCGTCGGCGATGGACAATGTCACCCGCATCGGGATGGCCGTCGTGGACTGCGCGCTGTCGGTGCGATACCTGAACACCGCGGCGGAGAACATCGTCCGCCGCCACGACGGCTTGACCATCCACGAGGGCTCTTTCGAGTTCGCGCACCCGCCGGCCGACGCGACGCTGCGCCACGGCATCAACGCCGCACTCGGACAGACCGGATCGGTTCGGGGCGGCACCTCCCTGTTGTGCCCGCGCCCATCGGGGTTGCGCCCCTACGTCATTCACGTCCTGCCGTTCCAACACGTGACGGCTCCGCTCGCCGAATCACGGGCGCTGGTGCTCATCCTGGATCCCGAACAGCACCCGCAGCCGGACACCGAGATGCTGCGCCGCCTGTACGGGCTGACGACGGCCGAAGCGGCGGTGGCCATCAGGCTGATACAAGGCGACGGCATCAAACCCATCGCCGAGAGCATGTGCCTGTCCGCCGGGACCGTGAGGACCCACGTTCAACACATCTTCGACAAGACGGGCACCCACCGCCAGGCCGAACTCGTCCGGACGCTGCTCGCCATATCGCTGTAG